In Methanobacterium formicicum, a single window of DNA contains:
- a CDS encoding ATP-binding protein, giving the protein MDSGDLLNYVFAKLAEAEKLSQDNTRMGNVPFEHRKTYFQIKKHIDEFLNGYVENRFLIMPGLRGVGKTTILFQIYEYLRNEKGVDSDRILYLSVDELSTYLGAGILEAIDVFVGEVHETSPVYLEKELFIFLDESHYDKEWSQVGKIVYDQSKKIFLIFTGSSALSLEMNVDAARRIKKEPVFPMNFREYNLLKNNIRSNDDFSSSLMDLIFKGDEGSVEDASRKENEMKKTLLKLNKPVKKEWEDFLLCRDFPFALNIQRSEVYERVFDIVNRVVEKDVFSIKSFNTESRSVISRVITFLALQDPGGTSDAKLATKLGKSPRLIREILNILELTHLVFSVKPYGTAGKVVRKAWKYYFLSPTVNAAIRFKLGKYNRRDRKLLGVLTESLVASYFFRMKETVHRPLGIFYDPAKNGVDFLLQTADDGLIPVEVGVGEKDITQINRAITRYKSEYGIVISNTTSKIKKEGNVIYIPVVTFSFI; this is encoded by the coding sequence ATGGATTCTGGAGATCTGTTAAATTATGTCTTTGCCAAGTTGGCTGAGGCTGAAAAGTTATCACAGGATAATACCCGGATGGGGAATGTTCCATTTGAACATAGAAAAACATATTTTCAGATTAAAAAGCACATCGATGAGTTTTTAAATGGTTATGTTGAAAATAGATTTCTTATCATGCCGGGATTAAGGGGTGTTGGGAAGACAACTATTCTATTCCAGATTTATGAGTATTTAAGAAATGAAAAGGGCGTAGATTCCGACAGGATCCTTTACCTTTCAGTTGATGAGTTAAGTACCTATTTAGGGGCTGGAATTTTAGAGGCAATAGATGTGTTCGTGGGTGAAGTTCACGAAACTTCACCGGTATATCTGGAAAAAGAACTGTTTATTTTCCTGGATGAATCTCATTACGATAAAGAATGGTCCCAGGTAGGTAAGATTGTCTATGACCAGAGCAAGAAAATATTCCTTATTTTCACTGGTTCTTCCGCACTGAGTCTGGAGATGAATGTAGATGCCGCACGGAGAATTAAAAAAGAACCAGTATTTCCCATGAATTTCAGAGAATATAACCTACTTAAAAATAATATTAGGTCCAATGATGATTTCTCTAGTAGTTTAATGGATTTGATTTTTAAGGGTGATGAAGGTTCAGTGGAAGATGCATCTAGAAAAGAAAATGAGATGAAAAAAACATTACTAAAATTGAATAAACCGGTGAAAAAAGAGTGGGAAGACTTTTTATTATGTCGGGACTTTCCTTTTGCTTTGAATATACAAAGGAGCGAGGTCTATGAACGAGTATTCGACATTGTCAATCGGGTGGTGGAAAAGGATGTTTTTTCCATAAAGTCTTTTAATACAGAATCAAGGTCGGTTATTTCTCGTGTTATCACTTTTTTAGCACTGCAAGACCCTGGTGGAACTTCTGATGCGAAACTGGCCACTAAACTGGGAAAATCCCCCCGATTAATCCGGGAAATACTTAACATACTGGAGTTGACACACCTGGTTTTCAGTGTAAAACCATATGGTACTGCCGGGAAAGTGGTGAGAAAAGCCTGGAAATATTATTTCCTGTCTCCAACCGTGAATGCGGCTATAAGATTCAAGTTAGGTAAATACAATAGAAGGGATAGGAAACTATTGGGAGTTTTAACTGAAAGTCTGGTTGCCTCCTATTTTTTCAGAATGAAAGAAACAGTCCACCGGCCTTTAGGAATTTTTTATGACCCCGCCAAGAACGGTGTTGATTTCCTGCTTCAGACTGCAGATGATGGTTTGATACCGGTTGAGGTGGGTGTTGGAGAAAAAGATATAACCCAGATAAACAGGGCCATTACCCGATATAAATCTGAATACGGAATTGTAATCTCCAATACGACCAGTAAGATTAAAAAAGAGGGAAATGTAATTTACATCCCCGTGGTGACTTTTTCTTTTATTTAG